Proteins from one bacterium genomic window:
- a CDS encoding acyl carrier protein yields the protein MEIAEKVKSIVTEQLGVDAEEVTEEASFIEDLGADSLDTVELVMAFEEEFGIVIPDEDADKIRTVGEAIKYIEAHV from the coding sequence ATGGAAATTGCCGAAAAAGTCAAAAGCATTGTTACGGAACAGCTGGGAGTGGACGCAGAAGAAGTAACAGAGGAAGCATCATTCATAGAGGATCTTGGAGCGGACTCACTGGACACGGTTGAGCTTGTTATGGCTTTTGAAGAAGAGTTCGGAATAGTAATACCCGACGAAGATGCCGACAAAATTCGTACGGTAGGGGAAGCCATCAAATATATAGAAGCTCACGTGTAG